GAACAGGgaaggattttcttctttcactttccGCCCACGGAAAGCACAGGGCGGGAGTTGGCTGTGTGCCCGGGGGGCCGGGAGGCTCCGGTGGAGGCCATGAGCTCCTTCCCCCAGCCAAGAGACCCCTCGACCTGTGGGCTGGGGGCACAGCTCTGGCCTGACATCACTCACCTGCTTCCCACCCTCCTGCTTGGGGTCCTCTCACAggctctgcacccccaaacaccAGCCCTATCCCCCAGCAGGTACCAGGGTTACCCCAAGGGGCCACGGGGCTGGAAGGGAAGTGTGGGGCAGAGGGGGAGGGGAACTGCTGGGAAGAGGAACCATCCCACTGTGGCGGGGGGCCGTGGCTTCCCCCATCAGCCCCCTGCGTCCCCCACACCTAAAACACCCCCCAGATCTCCAGAATGAGCAGCTCTCCTGCTTACCCTCACACTACTTTTGGGACAACCCTTCATTTCCTCCCCCCTTGCCCTTCCCAGCTTTTGGCACTCAGGCACCCTCCAGCCCTCCACAGATCACAGGGGGTGCCCCCAAACCCAGCGGGTCTCCCCAAAGCCTCCTTGCCATGCCCGTGCCCCAGTGGTGCCCTGGCACCTCCCTCGCTGCCCCCGGGCATGGCTGCGGCCTGGCTTGTGGCTGAGATCGGGTATCTCCCCGCAGCCGCAGGCGGCCCCTTCCTGCCCgtggtgctgctggctgggcaCGCTGCCCGTcaccctgggcagggctgtgggaggCTCTGGGTGCCCTGTGCCTGCCTGGGGGGCGCTGGGTGCCCTGTCCTGGGGGGAACAGGGAGCGGTGCCCCGGCTGGTGCGGATGCCCCAGCACTGCTTTTGCTTCCTGCTttgcagtgggtgagcagggcTGCAATGCAAACCCCACGGGGAGCCCGTCAGCTCCTGGTGCCTCAAGTGGGGTACACGAGACCCCCTGACGACTGAGGGTGCCAGCAGGGCATGGAGTCCCAGCACCACCCCCCAGCAGTGCCCCAGGGCTTGGTGGGCAGCAGGGCCCCTGccctgtttgtttgctttttgggtGTGCGCCTCTGAGCTGCCTGTGCCCAGGGTGTGCCTGGGCCTGATGCCGGCACGGCAGGAGGATGGAGATACCTTGAGGTGGGAGGCACCAGCTGGGCTggccctgggtgctgctgcaggtgagAGGTGGCAATACCATGGGGTGGGGGTGTCGCTACCCGTGGTGGGGGGAGCTTTGAGCAGGGGGACGGGAGCAGCCCACCTGCCTTGGTGGGGACGAGCTCTGGGTGGTGGCTGTGCCTGTAGACCGTGTCTGGGGGGTGGTCTGTGCTCAGCTAACAGGCATGCCGGCCTCTCCCCAATGCTTGTCAGGGTTTGTGGTGGGCCATGCCGGGTTGTACCAAGCCCTGGCCATGTTTGCGGTGGCGTACTTCATCATCGGCATGACGGTGCTGTCTGTGTGTGCCATTGCCACCAACGGGGCCCTGGATGCTGGAGGAGCCTACTGTATCCTTTGCTGTGGGTGTTGCTGCCGCAGGGCACATGGGCCAAAATCGGGTGACTGCCCGGTGGCCTCAGGGTGCCAtgctggggctgggagcccCTTGGCCTGAGAAGAAGGGCTGGGGTCACCTGATGGTGGTTTGGGCTGCTGACATCTTCCCTTGACTTGAGCAAGACATGATCAGCCGTGCCCTGGGCCCAGAGTTTGGGGGCAGCATCGGGATCATGTTTTTCCTGGCCAATGTGTGTGGCAGTGCCCTCTAcgtgctggggctggtggaggCAGTGGTGGACAGCTTTGGGATCCCGCCTGGTGAGTACCGCTCCGTGTGGTAGCAGAGGACAAGGGTGTCCCTTACACGAGTAGTTCTAGTGCCCTGCTAGGTGTGCTGAGCACCATGCCCAGCATAGCCAGCACAGCTCACCCAGCCCTCTGGCAGGTGATTTGGTGTGTGTCGTGCCTGGCACAATGCTGGTGGCTCTGGGCTCCCAGTGCTGCCCTCTCTGAGCCCCACTGATTCTGGCTTTTCTTTGCCCAGGGCAAAAAGTGGGCACAGGTGTCCACGTCCTGCCCCAGAGCTACTGGTACGAGCTGCTCTACGGCACCGTGCTGCTGGCTCTCTGCCTCCTTGTGTGCCTGGTGGGTGCCTCCATCTACGCCAAGGCCAccttcctcatcttcctcatcGTCGTGGGTGTGCTGGGCACCATCCTCGTCAGCTTCTTCGCCACACGGCCCCTCGGGGTGCCCATCCATCTGCCGTACATCAACGGCTCCGAGACTGATAATGGCTCCTTTACTGGCTTCTCGCTCACCACCCTGCGAAACAACCTGGGCGGTGAGGAGCGGCTCTCCCCACCCTGCCCACCATATCCAGCGTGGCAACTGCGTCAGGGTGACTCTGTCACCTCCACATTGGCAGGAGCTTGCTGAAGGTTGTGGGGAGCTTGTGGGCACAAAACAGGTCCCATGGCATGATTTCCTCTGTGGTTTGGGTATGGGGACACTGAGGAGAgggtgtcacataccccatcaCAGCCTGTGCCTGTGTGCCCTGCAGGTGGGTACGGGGTGGACTACACCACCGGGCAGATGATGAGTTTCAGCTCTGTCTTCGCGGTGATGTTCAATGGCTGCACTGGCATCATGGCAGGCTCCAACATGTCAGGTACAGGCAGGGGGAGCTGGGCTTTGTGGCACCAGGAGCGGGAGCTGAGGCcggaggagagcagaggggtGCTGTGCCCGTGGGCACTAATGCTGCCTGGTCCTGCTCGCAGGCGACCTGAAGCGCCCAAGCTACTCCATCCCACGAGGCACTATCTCCGCCGTGCTCTTCACCTACCTCGTCTACAACCTGCTGGCTTTCCTCATGTGTGCCACCTGTGACAGGTACAGCCGCCTGTCCCCTCACTGGTGCTATTGGTGCCTGGCTGTGCCAGGGCACGTGGGCACAAGTAAGGCATGTGCCAGCATGTCCTTGTTCCTCTTCAGGACCCTCCTACAGAAAGACTATGGCTTCCTGCGTGACATCAGTATCTTCCCGCCCCTGGTCACAGTGGGCATCTACGCTGCCACCCTGTCTGCAGCCATGAGCAACCTCATCGGGGCGTCCCGCATCCTCTACGCCTTGGCCCGGGATGATCTCTTTGGTGAGTGCCCACCTGGCAGGCTGTCCCTCCTGGGAACCAGCCCTGGCACCGGGAGCCCCCTTCCTGGTGTGAGACTGATGTTTTATGGGTTGGCCTGTGCCCACTTGTCTCACCTGTGTGCCCTGGCGTTTGTCCGTGCCCCAGCACACAGGGTGGGGACAGGACTCCTAGCTGGTGGTCGAGCCTGTTGGTGCCTGCGGGGGTGCCCCAGCCCAACctcccccctctgcccacagGCCGGGCGCTGGCGCTGGCCAAGAAGACGTCTGCTAGCGGGAACCCGGTGATGGCGGTGATTCTCTCCTGGCTGGTGGTGCAGGTGAGTTTGCCAGCGATGCTTCTTCCGCAGCCCTGCCATGTGAAGGTGGGTTGGCACCTGGGCTGGATGTTGTGGAGCTTGGCATGTCCCCAtgcccctggggaccccccttACCCTGGGtgtccagctgcagctgtgcccTTCCCTTCTTGAGCCCATAAAGGAAGGATAAATCACAGCAAGGTGCAGGGGTTCATGGCTGCGTGGCACTACCTGTACCGTTTCCTGGCACGCCACCATGGTGTGACCTGGGCTTGGCAGGGCTGGCTCAGGCACGTTCTGGGATTGCCACCCCTGGGTGTGCGTTTACCTTGTTCCCTCTCCATGTTCTCTGTAGCTGGTGCTCTTCTCCGGAAAGCTCAACACCATTGCAGGGGTCGTGACCACCTTCTTCCTTCTGGTTTACGCCACCGTCAACCTGGCCTGCCTGGCACTGGAGTGGGCATCGGCCCCCAACTTCAGGTACCCCACTGGCACAGGGAAGGGAGGCTGCCCTCTGGGCTGGCacccatctgtctgtctgtctgtctgcagttCCCCTGCCATCCCTGTTACTGCCGCCCCTCCGCGGGGCAGAGATGCTGAGCAGCCCTCTCCTGGACATTAGAGAGAGCAAAGACACTTCCATCcctggggagggagaaggggcCAGGTGCCAGTGTGGCACTGGCCTGGCACAGTCCCCATGTACTGGCACCGCTTTGCTGAATGGGTACAGATAAATCCAGCACCACCGAGTACCACCTGCCCCCTCCCCTTAGGCTTTCTGGAGGTAATTTATAGCCTGTGCCTGCCCGGCATCCCCCAGGCAGCTTGCCAAGCGGTGATGGAGCCCACTTTCCATTAGTGCTAATTAAACTaatggggaagggggagggagggggattCTGGGTGGTGAGGAGGAGAAGATCTTCCAGGAAGGAGGAATGTGTGTGGtaggcagccccagcccagggtGGGGGGCATGGGGTACCCTGGCACAGGGCTGGTAGGGCTGCCCAAATCTGAGGGGTCACAGCCCAGTGGCTGGGAGGAGCCTCATGTCCGTTCTGGGTGATGCCCACTGCCCTGGTGCAGGGTGCTGTGCTTCCGAAACAGGGGGTGCTGCAAGTGGTGCAGAGGCGAtggctgagcagggctgggcagcactGTCTGAGGGCCCCCCAGGGCACCCCACTCCCAAGAGAGAGCCGGTGTCTGTGCCAGGCTGGGGTTTAGCCCCCCCAGCTGCTGCCTTGGCCAGGCACGGATGGGGCAGGAGCAGTGCCTGGGGGGGAggctgctggggtgggtggCAACGGGCCCCCTGCCCACCCATGTCTGGTGCCCCTCCTTCCCCATACTGAGGTCTCCATCAAGCACAGCGGAAAATGATTTTAATTACctttcaggaaaaacaacaatTAGAGAAAATAACAGCTTCTCGCCTCCCTGCCTCTGCCTCCCTGCGCCAGGCTGAGCGGGCTCCACGGCCGCTGGTGCTGCTATGCGCTGCCCGGCACTGCCTGGCCATGCAGGTgtgccagagcagccccagccctgtcaCCATCATTACCCCTGTTTGTCAGGGGCTGGCACAGTGGGATTCACTAGGAGTGGCTGTTTTGCACCTTGGTACAGCCCCCCTTGCTGTGCCCGCACTACAGCTGGTGTGGGGGCTGCATGGTAGCGGctgtcccttcctccctgctccaGGCCCACCTTCCGATACTTCACCTGGCACACGTGCCTGCTGGGCATCGCGGGCTGCTGCGTCATGATGTTCCTCATCAGCCCCGTATCAGCCTCAGCAAGCCTGGGCTTCCTCCTCATCCTTCTCCTTGCCCTCCACTACCTCTCgcccagcagcacctggggCTACATCAGCCAGGCCCTCATCTTCCACCAGGTGAGCCCTGTCCTTCTCTGCTGTCCCCTGATGGGGTGGAGAGACAGTGTCCCTGTGGCAGCTCTGTCCTGGGCAGTGTGTTTTCGTGGTGGTTCATTGAAGGAAGGGGGATTCCTCACTGGTTGctcttcctcccttcaggtGAGGAAGTACCTGCTGATGCTGGATGTGCGGAAGGACCACGTCAAGTTCTGGCGCCCGCAGATGCTGCTGATGGTCCAGAACCCACGGGGCAGCTCCCGCCTCATTGACTTTGTCAATGACCTCAAGAAGAGTGGCCTCTATGTCCTGGGCCACGTTGAGCTGCAGGACTTGGGTGAGAGCCTGCACTGGCCCTGGTGCTGGTGGCCTCTGCCTCTCACTGTGGTGCCCAGGGGGTTCCAGAGTCTTTGGGGTGATGCCACTGCCCATCTACTGGCTGGCAGGGTGGGCACAGTGGGGGAATGTCAGCATTTTGGGCGTATGTGTGTGGCACCTTGGGCTTGGCTTGGTACAGGGGATGTAGGTGATTGTGTCTCTCCCCACGCCTCCTTGTACACATGCTTGTACACGTGTGCTGTGAGCTTGCACCTGTATGTGCTCAAGTATTCATCCCCACGTGTGCAGGTGTCGGTGCTGGCGTGCACACGTGGGACACACCACCCAGGCTCCTCTGGGCCGCTGTGCAGCACGGTCCCGTTGCACAGGTCAATGCTTGTTCACACTCAGCACACGTGTGAGTGTTTTGCACATGCTCGGTGCAGCCTTGCAAATGCGTGTGCCTGTGTGCATCCTCGCCCCATGCCTGCTGCTGTGCATCCACATGCTTCAGGCGCATTTGCACCCTGGTGCGTGTTGGTCTGCACACACACGTGCTCCCTGGCACGCGCCGTGCCTGTCCCCATCCTCACCCCCAGCGGATGCacgggctctgctcccccctTGCCGTTGCCGTGGTGACTAATGGCCTGAAATTGGGGAGGGGGGATGGGGCTGCctggatatttttttatatatttatgtataattTCCTATCTCTGGCTGGAAGCACCTGCTTCCACCCTCCCAGCTCTGTTTCATGGTGCTGGGGTGGGTATGGGGCTTGGCACTGGTTTTGCAGGGGGAGGTGCTGAGGGGACGCCAGGGCAACCCCATGATGCTGCTCTTTCTCCCCACCCAGACACGCTGCCCTCGGAcccgctgcagccccagcaggatTCATGGCTGAGCTTGGTGGACAAGCTGAATGTCAAGGCCTTCGTCAGCCTCACCCTGGCGCCCTCAGTGCGGCACGGAGTCCGGCAGCTGCTCTTCACCTCTGGCCTTGGTGAGTGGTGCCTGGGCTGGGCACGGGTGAGAGTCCAAGGGGGAGAGGGTGAGAAGTGCCACGGGGTTTGGAGGCACCTGGGTGGGCAATGCCAAAGCTGAGACTTAGAGGCATCTGTGATGAGCAATACTGAAGCCAAGTTGGGACTTGGAGGCACCTGCGTTGGCAATATTGAGGAGCTTGAAGACACTTAGATGGGCAATACCAAGGGAAGCATGTGGTGTGGGCAACACCAAAGCCAAATTGGAGGTTGGAGAAGTATTGGGTGAGCAATGCCAGAGCCAAGTTGGGTCTTGGGAGTGTCTGGGTGCAtaatgctgaggggtctggaggaGTCACCAGGGTGAGCAATGCCAAAGCCAAGCTGTGGCTCGTTGACccctgcagtgccaggagggCTGGTGGAGCCCTCCGCCTctgctcagccaggctggtgtGGTCTCTCTGGCAGGCGGGATGCGCCCCAACACCCTGGTGCTGGGCTTCTACGACAATGCAGCACCGCAGGACGGTCTGGCCCGGCACCCTGCCTTCACCAGTGCCCACGAGGACGTCCCCCTGGGCTTCCCCCCGCTGCGGGCGCCTGCTGCCCCCAAGCTGCTGTCGGCCCGTGAGTACGTGGGCATCGTGGCTGATGCCCTGAAGATGCTTCGCAACGTCCTGCTGGCCCGGGACCTGGAGAGCCTGGACAAGGCCTGGGAGCTGCGGCGAGCTGCCAGTCCCCCGCCCACCATACACGTCTGGCCGGTCAACCTGCTGCGGCCCGACAGCGCCCGCTACGCCGACACCTGCAgcctgttcctgctgcagaTGGCCTGTGTCCTCAACATGGCGCGGGCCTGGCGCCGGGCCCGCCTGCGCCTCTTCCTCTGCGTGGAGGCGGGCGCCATGCCCCACGCCCAGGAGGAGAAGCTACGccagctcctcaaggacttACGCATCCAGGCCCAGATCCAGCTGGTGCCCTGGGATGCTGTCACCCGCCTGCACTGGCAAACTCGACAGGGACCCCCGGGGGGGccgctggaggaagaggaggaggaggaggaggaaggagttgTGAACTTCCCAGCCAACACCACCCAAGTGTCGGATGAGTACGTCTGCGCCGCCAACAAACTGGTCCTGGAGCAGAGCCCCGCGCCGGCCGTGCGCTTCCTCTACCTGCCGCGGCCGCCGGCTGATACCGGCCTGTACCCGCTGTACCTGcaccagctggagctgctcaccCGCGGGCTGGGCCCCACCGTGCTGGTGCACGGGGTGAGCGCCGTCACCAGCACCCAGCTCTAGGTCATCTTACGGGTTCCCCCTGGCTCCCTGCACCCTCCTTTGCCCAGTGCCTTTAGCAGCCTGAGCCCGGGGATGTCCCCAGTGCTGGTGTCCCCACCCCAGCGGGCAGGAAGGGGTTGGGGGCTGTGTGCAGGGGGGTAGAGTGTTTTTTGGGTGGTGATTAAAGCTGCCCTGGCAGGATCCAGGCACAGCCCTGGTGCTGGCCGAGCAGTGCGGTGCATTCacggtgcctttttttttggggaTGGCGGTGGGGAATAGCAGGGTCCCATGAGGGGGCCGAGCACCTGGTGCCCCTGTTGACTGCTGGGAGCCCTTTGGTTGCACCCTACACCCCTGTTTTCCGTGCTTCCCCCCTCCCGCAGCCCCCAGCCTCTCCTCCGCTGGCTCCTCCGGGCACCCAGCCAGCAGCGGGGATTGATTAAAGGCAGCCTCGACCTTGGTGCCCCAGCTCCCCGCCATCCTCCCTGCCtttcattaggaaaaattaaatgggaaggggtgggggaggggagcGCAGATGCCTGGGTTCCCAGTGGGAGGATGGGGGGGCGGGGAGCAGAAGGGTGCTGGCCCTAATGGCTGTGGGGTACAGCACCCCAGCTCTTGCTCAGcacccccagtgctgctgggagagTGTCACCCAGATGTTTTAATCTGTAGAGCCCCCCACCATGGGCTCTGAGCTCCTGATCCTGCCAAGGAGGGGGAAATTATGTGTGTGGGTGGGGGGTGGCCTCACCTGGATGCCTGTGTCCCTTGGCCTTGTTCTGGGACCCCTGGCCTTATTCTGGGTCCTGTCTCATGGGCATCACCGCCTCCTCACACCCATCATGACCCACATGGGGGAACTGGCATTGCTCCGTACACCCCCCCATTATTATTGATTAGGGGAGGGCAGGAAATTGCCTGTGTGCTGGGTGATAAATACCGCGGGTGCCTGGCAGGCGGGCAGCGCGCCCGGGCGCTTCCTGATGGATCGCTTCCTATTAGCCCCAGCAcgggggggctgtgctgggccaggCTGGGATCCGATGTGGGGGGACAAGTGTGACACTGCTGCCTGCGCCTGCTCTTGCCAAGCCTGGCATGGCCAGCTGGCCCCTCTGCTCAGCTGGAGGGCTGGATAAAATCAGGAGGCTGCGGGGACAAAATAGGGGAGCCCTCGTTGCTCCCCACATTTTGCAGTGGGTTGTGTCTAAATCCCCAGCTGGGGGGGATCAGGGGCTGGCTttgctccctgctgcaggagggGGGTGCCCTGGGATGGGCACTGAGTGGCCCGCGGGTTTTATTTACAAACAGGCGGgagctggcacagggcagccGGGCACCAGCGGGACCCAGCGGCCTATAATGTTAATTATCACCACGTAATTAAAAGCCCATAAAAAGCCTCACACTTCATTAAATTAAAGCTTCCCCACACTGTGCCCACAGGCTCCAGCAGAGTTAACCTTGGCCGTGCCAGGCACCAGCTCCACCGCAGCTGGGGACCCCTGGCTGGGGGGTACAGCACCACACACACCTGGGCACACCCGGGGAGCACACCCGGCTGCACACACGGTGTTGCCCGTGAGGGGATGCTGTTCTGGTCGGAGATGCCCAcatggcattgcacagacatgTGTGCCCAAGCTGTCCCTGCAGACACGCCACCACACGCACCAGGACACGGACGGGGGCTGACATGggtgcacacatgcacacccaGCTGTGCACACGCAGCGTGCGCACCTGCTGCAAAGACAGCATCGCACGTTGGCACAGCAGCTCCGGTGCACGACGCCCACACAGCACACACCTACAAAAacagcatttcttcctccttcccaacAAACCGACAGACAGACACAAACCCTGCGTCTTCTCCAGGCTCCCACCCATCGCTGCCAGTGCCTAGAGAGGAGATCCCATGTGTGCCTGCcccctctgtgcctcagtttccccaggagGGGAACTGTGCTGAGGGGGAGAGGGGTGCACCCCCAAACTCCTATGGTGGGTGGATGCCCTGCGTCAGAGGTGCTGTGCTGAGGTCTGGGAGATACAAAGCGGGGGTGAGGGCCCCCTGCACACAAGCATGGGCACATAGGCATTGTGTGGAGTGTGCATATATGCATTAAGGGGGATTATACATGTACTAGGAGTGTGTGTGTACTCAGAAGGAGGGTTCTGTGCTGTGGGGTGTATATGTGCACAGTGGGGTGTCTATATGTGCACATGCATCGAAGTGTATAGGCACTTTCCCCTAGGTGTGATGCGCTGATGTACACTCAGGGCTTGGGGGGCGGGGCGAGGGGGCAGCggagatacacacacacacctgtgAACACAAGGGTCTGCGAACTGTCACACGCATGTGCCCAAGACCCTGGGTACTGCCACCAAGTGGGGCTGCAGGCAAAGCCCAGccagggggctgggggggcaggtgcCAGCAGGTGCCCGTGCCCCGGCCTGCGGGGGTGGGCAGCCAACGGGGCCTCCGCTATTTCTTGGAAATTTTGCAGCATTCATTTCAGTGCAAATAAAAGCTGTCATTGCCGGAGAAATGATACTGATCGGGGTCTGAAAAGACAGCAAATTACCCGCCTGAAAATGCACcgctggaaaaaaatgcatattaaacacacaaaaaggcaCTTTGCCATCAGCCGCGCTTCCCCCGCCGCTCCAGAATAACCACACTTTACATAATTCTCCCTCTCCACCTCCGAATTAATTTTGCAGACAGAGGCAGAGGCAACCCTTTGACAATAGTGGAGGGGAGAcgcggcggcgcggggggggagccgggctgggggctgctggggaggtgTCTGCTCTGGGCTGGCAACACAGCGGGTAATGGGGTGCTTGGGTTTGGGGGACTGAGGGGTTTGGGGGCGATGAGAGGTTTGGGAGAGTTGGGTCCAGGAGtgagggctgggggtgctgggtggATGCCCCCAGCTGGGGCGGGGCGTGCCCTCCCCTcttgggtgctggggagggagacTCAGTCTCTTGGGCGGGCATTTATGCGGTGATGCCCACCCCAGCAGGTACGTCCTGGGCCAAATATTTCCTACAAGGGACAAACCATCGCCCCCTAACACTGGGGTGAGCCCACCATGTTATGCACCCCAGAGCCTGGCACCCTCCCTGGGGTGCACATACCCAACATGGTGAGGACCCCCCTGCACCCTCCACCCTGTTCTTCCATGTAGCTGCACCCAAAGGATACCGCAGGCCACGCTGCCCACCCAACTTGACACCCCAGACTAGCATCCCTCTAAGAAACCTCTCAGGAACCTGTGCCACTGGGCATGGGGGCACCGTGCCCAGCAGGCTGGCAGTGCCAAGGGCGAGCAGAGGGTGTAGTGGGAGGGGGTCCAGCAGCAATGGTGGGGATTCAGCTGGCCAGATGCTTGGCACTAAGGGACTGGTGAAAGGGAGGGGGCAGGCAGCGGAGGTTGGCACGGCgctgctttgcattttcaatGACAGACCCATGCCGGGTGCTCGGGAGAGTGGAAAAATCTTATTTGTCACCTGCTGGCGGTGCGCGGAGGCTCCCGCGCCGCCGCTAATCTCAGGGAAAATGAGGATGCCGGCGGGGTGGCCCGTGGGACGAGCAGGGTGGAGTGGGGCTGAGGGGGTGGGTGCTGCCCCACGTCCTGCTCAGTGTCAGAGCTGTGGGCCAGAGGATGGGCAGGACCCGGGGGTCACAGCAGCCTGGTCAAGCCTGGGTGTATTGGCACCAGCAAGGGCTTGGCAGCGCCTGCGGGCACCCCGGAGCAAatgccctgcacccccagccctgtctGCAAACAACTCCTTTTCCCTCCAGCCTGGCTTCAGGGGCGGCTGCTGGTCTCGCAGCGCCATCTCCTCAGGTTGGCCCTGCCTGCACATCCCCTCAGGGCACTCAATGGAGATTTTTGTGGAGAGACGACACTTGGAAGagggcacaggcactgcctgacCCCCCGTATCTACACACAGGTGTCCATCCTGCCCCTGCCATACTCCAGCTTCTCAAGATACCAATTCCTGTGGGATGCTGCAGCACTCTCTGGCTGGCTCAGATTTATCTATTATTTTATATCCACACGCCTTTAATTTTTACAGTCCTGTTGGAGCAATACCCAGGACTGTTAATAATGCCAGCCCCCCCCCTTCCCATGTGCATCCATCATGCTCCCACCAAGGTGCCAAGCGAGACTTGGGGCCCGGTAAGTGCAGTTATGGGGAGGCTGGTGTGTGGcacccagccctgtgcccccccccTCCAGCCAATCGCCCCGGGTGAGCAGCAGGGTTGGCACCCTGTGCCCACCCATGAAGCAGAATGGGTCCCGGTGCCCTTGCACCTGGCTGGTCAGGGTGCCCAAGGGAGGGGTGTCTCTCTGGTGAGGTTCAAGGAGCCCCTCTGTCCTGGCGTGTGCCCCAGGAATGTTTTGCTGTAACGCCCaagtgtgtgtgagtgtgccAGGGTCCGTGTTCCTGTAACGGGAGCTGGACAGCAGCGCATGTTCACGTATGTGTATGAGGGGACAGACAGCGCATGTATCTGTACTCATGTATGTTGGTGTGCACGGGTGTACCTGTGATGTTTGCGTGTGCCGCTGCCTGCGTGGTGGCTGTTGCACGTCCCGGTGCTGCAGTAGGCACCTTGCCCAGGCCATGCCCAGCACCCTGGCACTCCAGCACTGGAGAACACAGCCTGTCCCAGCCCGGGCAGGGAGGGCTGTGCCTGAGGCCAGCCCTCGGTGCTCAAAGGACAAAGACAGTGGGTCCCACACCAGCTGAGACACCTATCCCATGCCAAGCAGTGTCCTCATGCTACGTATAGCACAACACCCAGTACCTGCTGCCTGGGGCTCCCACCCCATCACCCAGGAAGAGCCAGGGACGTTTCTGAGCACCCAGGGCTGCGCAGGCACAGTGGGCAAGGCTGGCAGGGCACCCCAAGCACGGCAGGCAGGAGAGCTGCGTGGGGCTGGGATACACAGCCTCTGCGGGGGGCTGCCGCGAGGGGTGGGAATAGCTGGGCTATAAATCTCCTTGCTGGGCCCCCCCGTGGCAGAGCAGCTCACGATATTTATGTTGGGGATTTATCTGCAATGCAGTTTAATATTCCCGGAcctttgcatgtgtgtgtttgtatgtgagTGCATGGCCCCCACCCCATGCCACCCTGTGCCACCCCAGTGCCCACCCTCTCACTCGAAGCCTCCCAGGCTCCATCTCCTGCCCACCCACATCTCTTGCCTTTTGCACCCAACCTGGCAATACAGACGGGACGGGCACCCCAGGGTGCCCAGGCACGGCGGGGGGTGACGAGCTTCTGGCATGCGCCTGGCACAGGCCGCCGGCCGTACCCACCTGTGCCCCTCCTGGGTGCCAGGCTGCCGGGGGGTGGCAGTAGGTTCCCCGAACGGGAGTGCCAGGCGAAGTGGCACTGCCATCCCTGTGCCAGCCCGCAGGgatgaagggcccggggaccccCCTATCCTGCTTCCCCCAGGCGGGGATGAGGTAAGGCTGGCGGgtggcacagggctgctcaATTTGCATAATAATCTCGTTAATGGAGCCTGGCCTGCGGGAGAGCCGGGCTGGAGACGccaccccctccccgccccgctgCCTCCCTCCGGCCCCGCAGCTCCGCCAGCCGCGGCGCggggcgcggagcggagcgCGGGGCGCGCAGCCGGACGGGCAGCGCCGGACCGGCCAGCCAGCAACCCCGGGCAGCCTGCTGACAT
The sequence above is a segment of the Columba livia isolate bColLiv1 breed racing homer chromosome 9, bColLiv1.pat.W.v2, whole genome shotgun sequence genome. Coding sequences within it:
- the SLC12A9 gene encoding solute carrier family 12 member 9 isoform X2, producing MPARQEDGDTLRWEAPAGLALGAAAGFVVGHAGLYQALAMFAVAYFIIGMTVLSVCAIATNGALDAGGAYYMISRALGPEFGGSIGIMFFLANVCGSALYVLGLVEAVVDSFGIPPGQKVGTGVHVLPQSYWYELLYGTVLLALCLLVCLVGASIYAKATFLIFLIVVGVLGTILVSFFATRPLGVPIHLPYINGSETDNGSFTGFSLTTLRNNLGGGYGVDYTTGQMMSFSSVFAVMFNGCTGIMAGSNMSGDLKRPSYSIPRGTISAVLFTYLVYNLLAFLMCATCDRTLLQKDYGFLRDISIFPPLVTVGIYAATLSAAMSNLIGASRILYALARDDLFGRALALAKKTSASGNPVMAVILSWLVVQLVLFSGKLNTIAGVVTTFFLLVYATVNLACLALEWASAPNFRPTFRYFTWHTCLLGIAGCCVMMFLISPVSASASLGFLLILLLALHYLSPSSTWGYISQALIFHQVRKYLLMLDVRKDHVKFWRPQMLLMVQNPRGSSRLIDFVNDLKKSGLYVLGHVELQDLDTLPSDPLQPQQDSWLSLVDKLNVKAFVSLTLAPSVRHGVRQLLFTSGLGGMRPNTLVLGFYDNAAPQDGLARHPAFTSAHEDVPLGFPPLRAPAAPKLLSAREYVGIVADALKMLRNVLLARDLESLDKAWELRRAASPPPTIHVWPVNLLRPDSARYADTCSLFLLQMACVLNMARAWRRARLRLFLCVEAGAMPHAQEEKLRQLLKDLRIQAQIQLVPWDAVTRLHWQTRQGPPGGPLEEEEEEEEEGVVNFPANTTQVSDEYVCAANKLVLEQSPAPAVRFLYLPRPPADTGLYPLYLHQLELLTRGLGPTVLVHGVSAVTSTQL
- the SLC12A9 gene encoding solute carrier family 12 member 9 isoform X1, which translates into the protein MASSERSALLTYRLCGGSVEEERGRERARGRAAAAAPRKLPTFLGVVVPTLLSMFSVVLFLRLGFVVGHAGLYQALAMFAVAYFIIGMTVLSVCAIATNGALDAGGAYYMISRALGPEFGGSIGIMFFLANVCGSALYVLGLVEAVVDSFGIPPGQKVGTGVHVLPQSYWYELLYGTVLLALCLLVCLVGASIYAKATFLIFLIVVGVLGTILVSFFATRPLGVPIHLPYINGSETDNGSFTGFSLTTLRNNLGGGYGVDYTTGQMMSFSSVFAVMFNGCTGIMAGSNMSGDLKRPSYSIPRGTISAVLFTYLVYNLLAFLMCATCDRTLLQKDYGFLRDISIFPPLVTVGIYAATLSAAMSNLIGASRILYALARDDLFGRALALAKKTSASGNPVMAVILSWLVVQLVLFSGKLNTIAGVVTTFFLLVYATVNLACLALEWASAPNFRPTFRYFTWHTCLLGIAGCCVMMFLISPVSASASLGFLLILLLALHYLSPSSTWGYISQALIFHQVRKYLLMLDVRKDHVKFWRPQMLLMVQNPRGSSRLIDFVNDLKKSGLYVLGHVELQDLDTLPSDPLQPQQDSWLSLVDKLNVKAFVSLTLAPSVRHGVRQLLFTSGLGGMRPNTLVLGFYDNAAPQDGLARHPAFTSAHEDVPLGFPPLRAPAAPKLLSAREYVGIVADALKMLRNVLLARDLESLDKAWELRRAASPPPTIHVWPVNLLRPDSARYADTCSLFLLQMACVLNMARAWRRARLRLFLCVEAGAMPHAQEEKLRQLLKDLRIQAQIQLVPWDAVTRLHWQTRQGPPGGPLEEEEEEEEEGVVNFPANTTQVSDEYVCAANKLVLEQSPAPAVRFLYLPRPPADTGLYPLYLHQLELLTRGLGPTVLVHGVSAVTSTQL